From the genome of Polyangiaceae bacterium, one region includes:
- a CDS encoding AAA family ATPase, translated as MPSVTRIFRELREAGFSYVDKTSFITEVLDDSSKVLLFPRPRRFGKTLNLSMLLYFLCKSHEDLSHLFDGLEVTKNPDAMAHFQKYPVVFVTFKDVKAKTLAGP; from the coding sequence CTGCCATCGGTTACTCGGATTTTTCGCGAGCTGCGCGAAGCGGGGTTCAGCTACGTCGACAAGACCAGCTTCATCACCGAAGTCCTCGACGACTCTAGCAAGGTGCTGCTTTTTCCGCGTCCGCGGAGGTTTGGCAAGACGCTCAACCTCTCGATGCTCTTGTACTTCCTGTGCAAATCGCACGAAGATTTATCGCACTTGTTCGATGGGCTCGAGGTGACGAAGAACCCCGACGCCATGGCGCACTTTCAAAAATATCCGGTCGTTTTCGTCACGTTCAAAGACGTAAAGGCCAAGACGCTGGCGGGGCCATGA
- a CDS encoding winged helix-turn-helix domain-containing protein yields the protein MKFDPGTNLVEVHVSRLRDKLGEFSWMIETVRGVGYRLRAERGA from the coding sequence ATGAAGTTCGACCCTGGTACGAATCTCGTCGAGGTCCACGTGAGTCGTCTGCGCGACAAGCTGGGTGAGTTTTCGTGGATGATCGAGACCGTTCGTGGCGTGGGTTATCGCTTGCGTGCGGAGCGGGGGGCATGA
- a CDS encoding efflux transporter outer membrane subunit has product MTMQTKWLLLPALLTVSGCASLDTSVKVPEVKLPAAYEGNASGRAIAQMNWKEYFADENLNGLITLALKGNYDLLMALQRIEIARASIKQTTGALYPQVSFGVGAAVRKFGLYTMDGAGNATTDMTPGKRVPEHLPDFLIGLQSTWEVDVWGKLRSLRGSARAQLLATIEGTNVVITNLVADIAIAYIELVALDHTQSLLEQTVERQAEMVELMQAQKDAGRANELAVKQFEAQLANTRAMVAETKRWSRELENHINLLVGRMPQPIVRSKDLLLRPIAATVAAGVPSDLLRNRPDIREAEQQVEATKFDLAAARAAFFPSLSLSAGIGFQAFDPRYLFITPESLVYSLAAGILTPLVNRSGLEAQFDAAKALQVQALYNYQGTILRSFVEVANGLVALERTAEIVEQKKLQKEAVSRTVETAEALFRTGKATYLEVLVAQQNTLDADLELIDRLKERQIAAVRLYRALGGGWREVR; this is encoded by the coding sequence ATGACCATGCAAACGAAATGGTTGCTCTTGCCCGCATTGCTGACTGTATCGGGCTGCGCGTCGCTCGATACGTCGGTGAAAGTGCCCGAGGTGAAGCTCCCCGCGGCCTACGAGGGAAATGCTTCCGGACGGGCCATCGCGCAAATGAATTGGAAGGAATACTTTGCGGATGAAAACCTCAATGGGCTCATCACGCTCGCGCTGAAAGGCAATTACGACCTGTTGATGGCCTTGCAGCGAATCGAGATTGCGCGGGCAAGCATCAAGCAGACGACGGGGGCGTTGTATCCGCAGGTTTCCTTCGGCGTCGGCGCAGCCGTGCGCAAGTTTGGTCTCTATACGATGGATGGCGCGGGCAATGCGACGACGGACATGACGCCTGGAAAGCGCGTCCCGGAGCATTTGCCCGACTTTTTGATTGGATTGCAGTCGACGTGGGAAGTCGACGTATGGGGGAAACTGCGAAGCCTGCGAGGTTCGGCGCGTGCACAGCTTCTCGCGACCATCGAGGGCACGAACGTGGTCATCACGAATTTGGTCGCAGATATTGCCATAGCATACATCGAGCTCGTCGCGCTCGACCATACGCAATCGTTGCTCGAGCAAACCGTCGAGCGGCAAGCGGAGATGGTCGAGCTGATGCAGGCGCAGAAGGACGCTGGGCGAGCGAACGAGCTTGCCGTGAAGCAGTTCGAGGCGCAGCTTGCGAATACGCGGGCGATGGTGGCCGAGACGAAGCGGTGGTCACGGGAGCTCGAAAACCACATCAATCTTCTCGTGGGGCGGATGCCCCAGCCCATCGTGCGGTCGAAGGATCTTTTGCTGCGTCCGATTGCCGCAACGGTTGCGGCCGGTGTTCCGTCGGATTTGCTCCGAAATCGCCCCGACATTCGGGAGGCCGAGCAGCAAGTCGAGGCGACGAAATTCGATTTGGCGGCGGCTCGCGCTGCGTTCTTTCCGAGCCTCAGCCTTTCGGCGGGCATTGGTTTTCAGGCATTCGATCCGCGGTATTTGTTCATCACGCCCGAGTCGCTGGTGTATTCGTTAGCGGCTGGGATCTTGACGCCGCTCGTGAACCGGAGCGGGCTGGAGGCTCAATTCGACGCGGCCAAAGCGCTGCAAGTGCAAGCGCTGTACAACTACCAGGGCACGATTCTCAGGAGCTTCGTCGAGGTCGCCAATGGTCTCGTGGCCCTCGAACGCACGGCCGAGATCGTCGAGCAGAAGAAGCTTCAGAAAGAGGCTGTTTCTCGGACGGTCGAAACGGCCGAAGCGTTGTTCCGCACTGGCAAAGCGACGTATTTGGAGGTGCTCGTCGCGCAACAAAATACGCTGGATGCGGACTTGGAGCTGATCGACCGATTGAAAGAGCGTCAAATTGCAGCGGTGCGGCTCTACAGAGCCCTGGGCGGAGGCTGGCGCGAAGTGCGTTAA
- a CDS encoding HAMP domain-containing protein, translated as MVTVFFVAVAWSVLLATWIVRRLTREHEAITLVVRRVAAGDLAARVATRSGDAETAQLGRDINEMIERLDVLVASQQRFIAQAAHELRSPLTTLYGELSHALRKARDAETYRKAIEEAHDAARRLKLVTEDLLALARLGSDVRDPPEAVDVLQRVHAATDAVAWEAKERDTTIEVRGAAVSVMGHSRNIERCSATSSKMPCDIRRKEEGSRLWSRTMAIWSRFR; from the coding sequence ATGGTGACCGTGTTTTTCGTGGCCGTGGCGTGGTCGGTGCTGCTCGCCACGTGGATCGTGCGACGACTCACGCGTGAGCACGAGGCGATTACGCTGGTCGTTCGTCGGGTTGCGGCGGGTGATCTTGCGGCGCGTGTCGCAACGCGCTCGGGTGACGCGGAGACCGCGCAGCTTGGTCGAGACATCAATGAAATGATCGAGCGGCTCGATGTGCTGGTCGCATCACAACAGCGTTTCATTGCGCAGGCAGCGCATGAATTGCGGTCGCCGTTGACGACGCTGTACGGCGAGCTGTCGCATGCTTTACGTAAAGCGCGTGATGCGGAAACGTACCGCAAAGCGATTGAAGAAGCGCATGATGCGGCGCGACGATTGAAGCTCGTGACGGAAGACTTGCTGGCGCTTGCGCGACTTGGATCCGACGTGCGTGACCCGCCGGAAGCTGTCGACGTTTTGCAGCGTGTGCATGCTGCGACGGATGCGGTCGCTTGGGAAGCCAAAGAGCGGGACACGACGATCGAGGTGCGCGGGGCGGCGGTGAGCGTGATGGGGCATTCGCGCAACATCGAAAGATGTTCCGCAACCTCATCGAAAATGCCGTGCGACATTCGCCGAAAGGAGGAAGGGTCGAGGTTGTGGTCGAGGACCATGGCGATATGGTCGAGGTTTCGGTGA
- a CDS encoding response regulator transcription factor yields MKVLVVEDDVKVARFVSRVLVEEGYMVDLCSSGADAIAQAQAGMYDLILLDWMLPDLDGLSVCRTLRRTGFAMPILMLTARGEVRERVLGLETGADDYVTKPFEVEELLARIKALVRRSSAFSKLVCGEIEIDRMHRRVLLRGASLDLTTREYTLLLHLAHRGAGRTEIRASRMFGR; encoded by the coding sequence ATGAAGGTACTCGTCGTCGAGGACGATGTGAAAGTCGCGCGCTTCGTTTCCCGGGTGCTCGTCGAAGAGGGCTACATGGTGGACCTGTGCTCGAGCGGCGCGGACGCCATCGCGCAAGCTCAGGCAGGGATGTACGACCTGATCCTGCTCGACTGGATGCTACCGGACCTCGATGGGCTCTCGGTGTGTCGCACGCTTCGCCGTACGGGTTTTGCGATGCCGATCCTGATGCTCACTGCACGCGGAGAAGTTCGTGAGCGCGTGTTGGGGCTCGAAACGGGGGCCGACGACTACGTGACGAAACCTTTCGAGGTGGAGGAGCTGCTTGCGCGTATCAAGGCGCTCGTGCGTCGTTCGTCGGCGTTCTCGAAGCTCGTGTGCGGAGAGATCGAGATCGACCGCATGCATCGTCGCGTGCTGCTTCGAGGCGCTTCGCTGGACCTCACGACGCGCGAGTACACGTTGCTCTTGCACCTTGCGCATCGTGGAGCGGGTCGTACCGAAATCCGAGCTTCTCGCATGTTTGGGAGATGA
- a CDS encoding cation diffusion facilitator family transporter, protein MATPSSLPAVVAALAANSFVTIIKFVAFFLSGSGAMLSEAIHSAADTGNQLLLFIGLKRGSRKGDDDFHYGYGGERFVFGLLSAAGIFFVGCGVTVYHGIDGLRDPHEPSINMVTFAVLGLSFLIEGSALLFAVRTVSKQRGSMPFMRYVRERADPATVAILLEDGAAVLGLVLAAMGISAAYVTGNPAFDAIASILVGLLLGYIALHLVWQNRELLIGKAVPDGVEETFLRVLRERPSVRSVRDVKSRLITPELYKLKAEVTFEPAFLAKKLDRSLPNHPSALSGAEREATLRTMADGAIKALSDEIDDIEAAVRAVIPEAKHIDIEVDYHAEALAQEKVSQAKESAISAAV, encoded by the coding sequence ATGGCGACTCCGTCTTCGCTTCCCGCCGTGGTAGCTGCGCTCGCGGCGAACTCGTTCGTGACGATCATCAAGTTCGTTGCGTTTTTCCTTTCAGGCTCGGGTGCGATGCTCTCCGAAGCCATCCACAGCGCCGCCGATACGGGCAACCAGCTCCTCTTGTTCATCGGGTTGAAGCGCGGTTCGCGAAAAGGTGACGACGATTTCCACTACGGATACGGCGGCGAACGATTCGTGTTCGGCCTGCTTTCGGCGGCCGGTATCTTCTTCGTTGGCTGCGGCGTGACCGTCTACCACGGCATCGACGGCTTGCGCGATCCGCACGAACCCTCGATCAACATGGTGACCTTCGCCGTGCTCGGCTTGTCGTTCCTCATCGAAGGCAGTGCGCTGCTATTCGCCGTGCGCACCGTGTCCAAACAACGAGGATCCATGCCCTTCATGCGATACGTCCGGGAGAGGGCCGATCCGGCGACCGTGGCGATTTTGCTGGAAGATGGCGCCGCCGTCCTCGGGCTCGTCCTCGCCGCGATGGGTATCAGCGCAGCTTATGTAACGGGAAATCCTGCATTCGACGCCATCGCGTCGATTCTCGTGGGCTTGCTCCTTGGGTACATTGCGCTGCATCTCGTTTGGCAGAATCGGGAGCTCCTCATTGGCAAAGCCGTGCCGGATGGTGTCGAAGAAACGTTTTTGCGCGTATTGCGCGAACGGCCCAGCGTGCGTAGCGTGCGCGATGTGAAAAGTCGTCTCATTACGCCGGAGCTCTACAAGCTCAAGGCTGAAGTCACGTTCGAGCCGGCGTTTCTCGCGAAAAAGCTCGACCGGTCATTGCCGAACCATCCAAGCGCGCTTTCGGGCGCGGAACGTGAAGCCACCTTGCGGACGATGGCCGATGGGGCAATCAAGGCGCTAAGTGATGAAATTGACGACATCGAAGCCGCCGTGCGAGCTGTCATTCCCGAGGCGAAGCACATCGATATCGAAGTCGATTACCACGCCGAAGCGTTGGCGCAAGAAAAGGTAAGTCAAGCGAAAGAGAGTGCCATCAGCGCCGCCGTTTAA
- a CDS encoding efflux RND transporter periplasmic adaptor subunit produces the protein MPRHKTARFVFPRVCSKSKQDAFRSVRAVRIALTLVMLGLLGGCGSKVEAAAQTPLQNFPVASPERADTFFEREYVAEIRAIRYAEVRSRIKGILESVAVDEGQAVKAGQTLFSISARDLKQDVLVARAASLGAEAELAAARLERDNTKFLFDKKFVSEAELALADSKVKTLKAKVDELRASTGRSTIELGYAQIKAPFDGIVNRIPRKDGSAIGEDELLTTITDTREVYAYFNISEREYLEYMGKAPDERPKEVSLELADGSMFQSTGVIDAIASEFSKETGNIAFRAKFPNASGILKHGSSGKVVLRTNLPSAMMVPQKSTFEVQGELYVYALDADDTPRARKVVPKVRLKDAFVIESGLETTDRIVVEGVQKIKEGVRIGVLPSHGKPVGG, from the coding sequence ATGCCTCGACATAAAACCGCCCGCTTCGTCTTCCCGCGTGTTTGCAGCAAATCAAAACAGGATGCATTTCGTAGCGTTCGTGCAGTACGCATTGCATTGACGCTCGTCATGCTCGGTCTGCTCGGCGGCTGCGGAAGCAAAGTCGAAGCTGCCGCGCAAACGCCGCTCCAGAACTTCCCCGTCGCTTCGCCCGAGCGCGCGGATACTTTCTTCGAGCGTGAGTATGTCGCCGAAATACGAGCCATTCGTTACGCCGAAGTGAGGTCGCGCATCAAGGGGATCCTCGAATCCGTCGCCGTCGACGAAGGCCAAGCCGTGAAGGCCGGGCAGACACTGTTCTCCATCAGCGCACGGGACCTCAAGCAGGACGTGCTCGTCGCGCGAGCTGCCAGCCTTGGTGCCGAGGCAGAGCTTGCAGCCGCAAGACTCGAACGCGACAATACGAAGTTTCTATTCGACAAGAAGTTCGTCTCCGAGGCCGAGCTGGCGCTGGCCGATTCGAAGGTCAAGACGCTGAAGGCCAAAGTCGACGAGCTCCGCGCGAGCACGGGGCGCAGCACGATCGAGCTTGGTTATGCGCAAATCAAGGCGCCGTTCGACGGAATCGTGAACCGCATCCCGCGCAAAGACGGTTCCGCCATTGGCGAAGACGAGCTGCTCACGACCATCACGGACACGCGCGAGGTGTATGCGTATTTCAACATTTCCGAGCGCGAATACCTCGAATACATGGGCAAAGCACCGGACGAGCGTCCAAAGGAAGTTTCGCTCGAGCTGGCAGATGGCAGCATGTTCCAAAGCACGGGCGTCATCGACGCCATTGCCAGCGAATTCAGCAAGGAGACGGGCAACATCGCTTTCCGGGCCAAGTTCCCGAATGCGAGCGGCATCCTGAAGCACGGCAGCAGCGGCAAGGTCGTTCTCAGGACGAATTTGCCATCCGCCATGATGGTGCCGCAAAAGTCAACCTTCGAGGTCCAGGGAGAGCTCTACGTGTACGCGCTCGACGCCGACGACACCCCGAGAGCTCGCAAGGTCGTTCCGAAAGTGCGCCTAAAAGACGCATTCGTCATCGAAAGCGGCCTCGAAACGACGGATCGCATTGTCGTCGAGGGCGTGCAGAAGATCAAAGAGGGCGTTCGTATCGGCGTGCTTCCCTCGCATGGCAAGCCGGTCGGAGGCTAA